CTGGCCAACCGGGTGCTCGAACCGATCTGGAACAGCGCCCACATCGCCAAGGTGGACATCGTCTGGGACGAGTCCCTGGCGTTGGAGGGCCGTGCCAGCTACTACGACGGGGTCGGCGCGCTCAAGGACATGCTGCAGAACCACCTGCTGCAGCTGCTGTGCCTGACCGCCATGGAGCCGCCGATCAGCCTCGGCGACCGCGACCTGCGCGACCGCAAGGTCGACGTACTGCGGTCCATCCGCCCGCTGAGCCTTGAGGACGCGATCCAGCGGACCCGCCGCGCCCGGTACACCAGCGGGCAGATCGGCGACCGTGCCATCCCCGCCTACGTCGACGAAGCCGATGTGGACCCCGCCCATCGCACCGAGACGTTCGCCGAGCTGCACCTGGAGCTGGACAGCTGGCGGTGGGCCGGCACGCGTTTCCGGCTGCGCACCGGCAAGGCGCTGCGCACCGACCGCAAGCAGATCGCGGTGCACTTCCGGCCCGTTCCCCATCTTCCCTTTGAACACGACGGGCAGGTACAACCCAACGTGCTCCGCTTCCACCTCGAACCCGAGAGCGTGACGCTGGAGCTGACCGGCACAGGCCTGCGGGCGGGCACGCTCGCGCCGCTCAACCTCGCGGCCGACCTGGAGCCGGCTGCCCTGCCGCCGTACGGGCGGCTGCTGCTCGACGTGCTCCACCGCAACACCGCGCTGTCCATCCGCGCCGACGAGGCCGAGCAGTCGTGGCAGGCCGTCACGCCCGTGCTCGATGCCTGGGCCAAGGACCTCGTGCCCCTGGACGAGTACCCGGCCGGCTCGGACGGGCCGGCTGACCTGATGGGTTGACCCCGAGAGTCGCTACTCGAAGCGTGACGGGTCGCCGGCGCCGGCGCGCAGGATCTGCGGCTCGTCCTGGGAAAGGTCGACCACCGTGGTGGGTTCGGTGCCGCAGTCGCCGGAGTCGATCACCGCGTCGATCTGGTGGTCGAGCAGTTGCTTGATCTGCTGGCCGTTCGTCATCGGCTCGTCCTGGTCGGGCAGCAGCAGGGTGCTGGACAGCAGCGGTTCGTCGAGCTCGGCCAGCAGCGCCTGCGCGACCCGGTGGTCCGGGATGCGCACACCGACCGTGCGTTTGCGCGGGTGCATCAGCCGGCGCGGCACCTCTTTGGTGGCCGGCAGTATGAACGTGTAGGGGCCGGGCGTTGCCGCCTTGATCAGCCGGTACACCGAATTATTGATCTTGACTAGCTGGCCGAGCTGGGCGAAGTCCCGGCAGACCAGCGTGAAGTGGTGGTTGGCGTCGAGCTTGCGGATCTCGCGGAGGCGATCCAGGCTGCCGCTGTTGCCCATCTGGCAGCCGAGCGCGAAGCACGAGTCCGTCGGATAAGCGATCAGTCCGCCGGCGCGCACCACGTCGGCGACCCGCCGGATCGAGCGCGGCTGCGGGTTGTCCGGATGTACCTCAAGATACATTGCCACCGACAGAGCGTAGTTTTCGCCGGCCTCAACCCGGTAGGCCGGCCCGGAAACCGCAGCCACTGTGAGGTCGGACCAACCGGCGCTCTGGTAGGGCCAGGCGACGCGTCGGGACGCAGCCAATTGACAGACGTCAATGCTAAAGCGCCTTTCGGAGCCAGAAGGTGAGGTCCAGTCCGGCGTCCTGGTGTGCCGGTGCCGGCCAGTCCGGCGCCCCGGGCGCGAAGCTCGTCGCCAGCACCTCCTCGGCCACGAGATCGCGGTGCTCGGCGAGCGCGGCCGCGAGGTCGCCGGTGGCCTGGTACCGCAGCTCGATCCGGTCGGTGACCTCCAGCCCGCTGGACTTGCGCGCCTCCTGCACGAGCCGGATCGCGTCCCGCGCCAGCCCGGACCGGCGCAGCTCTGGCGTGAGGTGCAGGTCGAGGGCCAGGCTGGCGCCGGCGTCCGAGGCGACGGCCCAACCCTCGCGCGGTGTCTCGGTGACGACGACCTCGTCGGGGCCGAGGGCGATCGGCTCGCCGTCGACGGTCACGCTGGCGGTGCCGGCGGCCAGGTCGCGCTTGAGCGCGGCGGCGTCCGCGGCGGCGATCGCCTTGGCCACCGCCTGCACGCGCTTGCCGAA
This genomic stretch from Phytohabitans houttuyneae harbors:
- a CDS encoding glucose-6-phosphate dehydrogenase, which codes for MIQRLAILGATGDLTARFLLPGLAALRAAGEIGERFRLDAVGREDLSDDAFRQWAAGQLDRHAGQLPAAAKQAIVSASRYHRADVTDPASMATVLPGDEPVAAYLALPPSVFPAAVTAVYNAGSTDGSVVVLEKPFSEDLAGAIELNRLLAGLYGEQDVFRVDHFLAMSTVQNVLGIRLANRVLEPIWNSAHIAKVDIVWDESLALEGRASYYDGVGALKDMLQNHLLQLLCLTAMEPPISLGDRDLRDRKVDVLRSIRPLSLEDAIQRTRRARYTSGQIGDRAIPAYVDEADVDPAHRTETFAELHLELDSWRWAGTRFRLRTGKALRTDRKQIAVHFRPVPHLPFEHDGQVQPNVLRFHLEPESVTLELTGTGLRAGTLAPLNLAADLEPAALPPYGRLLLDVLHRNTALSIRADEAEQSWQAVTPVLDAWAKDLVPLDEYPAGSDGPADLMG
- a CDS encoding L-threonylcarbamoyladenylate synthase; this translates as MAMYLEVHPDNPQPRSIRRVADVVRAGGLIAYPTDSCFALGCQMGNSGSLDRLREIRKLDANHHFTLVCRDFAQLGQLVKINNSVYRLIKAATPGPYTFILPATKEVPRRLMHPRKRTVGVRIPDHRVAQALLAELDEPLLSSTLLLPDQDEPMTNGQQIKQLLDHQIDAVIDSGDCGTEPTTVVDLSQDEPQILRAGAGDPSRFE